The genomic stretch CCACCGGAGCGCTCGGGCTGACCGGCATGTCCGACAAGATCGGCAGCATCTGCGCGTCCATCGAGGCCGTCGAAGGCAGCATGCGCTCCCACGCCGCGAAGCAAGCCGCCGACGCACTGCCGGCCATCATCGACACGCTGTCGGCTGCCACCGTGATGGCCGCACAGCAACCGGTGCAGCAACAGCAGGGCGGCCTGCCGGATATCGCAGTGATGGCCGTCTTCACCGATTTGGGGGCGCACGCAAGTCAGCACTGACTATAATCAGGGCGTAAAGCTGATTGTCTCCAATCCTCCAAACGCCAGGGCACCCTCCCTGGCTTTTTTTTGCCTGTTGCGAAAATGTATCTACGATGTAGACACGCCTGCCGCGTGTGTCTACACTGTATCTACCGCTCCTTGATGATTGAATAAGGTATTGATTAATAAATGGACGTGCGTCTGGCGTGCCTGACGCGCACCTTTCACGCCGACGTTTTGGCGGCGCGATAGGGGAGATTAGGAGAAAGGTAATGATCGACTTGACCGTGAAGCGGTGGGGCAACAGCCTCGCCCTTCGAATCCCAACCGCGCTGGCGGACGCGGCACACATTGCGGAGGAATCCGTGCTGAGTGCCGACATCCGAGACGGCCTGCTGATCCTGGAAAGGAAGCCCACGTTTTCTCTCGCAGGATTGGTAGCCGAACTGGAAGCTGGAGCCAAGCTGGAGCCCCTGGTCGATTGGGGCAAGCCGGTAGGTTCCGAATTTGGCTCGGATGATTGACCGCCGGCTTTTTGTCCGGTGAATAATGCAAACAACACAGCGATATCCGAAGGAAGGGGAAGTGTGGTGGATTCCTCTGGACCCAACGCTTGGCCATGAGCAGAACGGGCGCCGCCCGGTGGTCGTGGTCTCGCCAGGGGCGTTCAACCGAGTTTCAGGGCGCATCATCGCCGTGCCCTGCACCACGAAAGCGGCGCCGGCAGGCAGCGCACGAGCACAGCTCCAAGTGCCCATTGCGAACATGCCCCAACCGACGTTTGCACTGCCCGACCAAGTGCGGGCATTGGACTGGGTAGCACGCAACGCAGAGTTCAAAAATCAGGGCGCAACGATGGCAGAACTAGAGGCCATTCGAGAGCGCTTGAAGGCCCTGCAAGGCATCACCTGACCCAGCAAAATCGACCGCTAAAGCGCCTGAAAAGGCGCTTTTTCTTTGGCTGCTACCTTATCACGGCCTAAGCCATTGATTCTAAAGAGAAAAGTGCCTTGGCCGAGCCTTGCGGCACTCTTATAGAACCCTGCTGCAACTCGCACCCCGAGGGCGTGAAAAGCAACAGCGCGCAGAGTGACCGCAGAGACGCACGCAGCGACCCACGAGAACGCGCGCTGCTGCGTTCCAATCGGTCGGTTGACCGTCTGACACGTCTAAAGCGCTGAAGCGATTACAGCGCGTTTTATCGAATCTGTTTTAGAGACTGCGCGGCCTTCTCACGCAACCTCTCGGCCTCGAAGTCGGCAAGGTCAGGCTTGGCCGGCTCCGCCTTCCCCACCAGACGACCACGCGCCACACGGGCAGGCAACTCGAACCACAGTTCAGCAATCGCCTCGGCGAACTTCAGGCAGCGCTGGGCTTCCTCCTTGGTCGGCTCTTCCGCCGTCTCATCAGCGTGACGCTCAAAGTTGGAGCTGTCACGAATCTCGTGCGCCCAGGCTTTCATGTCGTCGGTAATCATGTGCTGCTCGGCAGCCTGCTCGATCCGCGTGAACAACGAACCGTCCTTCAGCCCCTTGGCCTTGAGCATGAAGTCGACCGCAGCCGCTGAAGAGACAATGCTCGGAGAAGGATTGGCCAACGTGTCACGAGCATCCTTCAGCCGCGCACGCGCACGCGCAGGAATGTCCGAAGAGTAAGTGGACCGCAGCTCAGGCCAGACAGCGACGATGTTCAGCCACCGGTCGGTCAGGATCGTCGTCGGCAACTTGCAGGACTTGCACTCAAGCACGTAGACCAGCCGATCGTCGGCAGGCCCGTTCTCGTTCTTGTAGACCACAGTCATGTGAGGCACAGCAATCCGGCAATGAGGACAACGCTCGAGGTCAAAGGCGGCCATAACGATTGGAAGGGATGAACAGAAACGACGTGAAGGATACGACAGCAGACAGGCCGGTGTGCGTAGGAATAGAAGACAGAGGGGAACGCGCGGAAGGCGTAGAGGTGGTTGGGGAGTGTGTGGGGAGGGAGGTGACTGGTGTGGGAACGACTGGTGGGGCGGGAAAGTAATACGCTGACGAAAAGCCAACGCGCGCCAGGAAACCTTACACATTGCCGATTGACAACAACAGTCACCACTGACTATAGTTGCGCTCAAATGGTTGCCTGCAAGCAGTAAGACGTTTTCGGCGCTTGAGTGCAGGGAGTCGCTTCTTTTCCTGGGGGCTTGTTCTTGCCTGTCGGGTTGTCATACGCGGAGATGCCTCCGGTGTGGCCCTACGGTGGAATGGCTTCCCTACCTCTCACTACCAGGCTGCAAAAGGCTGTGGGGGGTAGGGGGGCTTATTCTTCCACTAGGGTTCCTCATCGGAGGGCAGTCAAAAACAAAACCCCTTTGTGTCTGTTCATTGTAGAGACCAAGGACCAATGCTCGCGGCGTGCGGCATACGGGTGCGAAGCCAGACAGGCGAGTCCAGCCAGAGCCCAAGGCCGCTGCCCTATAAGAGCATGGCCGAGCCCTATAAGAACCCAAGGCCGTCCCTATAAGCATGCCCTATAAGTTCGCAGGCCGCGTGGCCTTCTTCCTAGGAGAAAAACAGCTTCCCACCCTCACTCCTGGTCCCGTTTGTGAAGCTGAGTGCTTCCCTACAAACGAGCGGGAGGACACATGCCGGTTCCCACCACAACGCCTGGTATGGCTTGTGAAACTGCGTCTATCGAAACAACACGACGCGGGAGCAAGCAAATGGATCGGTTCGGTATTACGCACGAGGGCTG from Ralstonia pickettii encodes the following:
- a CDS encoding AbrB/MazE/SpoVT family DNA-binding domain-containing protein — translated: MIDLTVKRWGNSLALRIPTALADAAHIAEESVLSADIRDGLLILERKPTFSLAGLVAELEAGAKLEPLVDWGKPVGSEFGSDD
- a CDS encoding type II toxin-antitoxin system PemK/MazF family toxin, which translates into the protein MQTTQRYPKEGEVWWIPLDPTLGHEQNGRRPVVVVSPGAFNRVSGRIIAVPCTTKAAPAGSARAQLQVPIANMPQPTFALPDQVRALDWVARNAEFKNQGATMAELEAIRERLKALQGIT
- a CDS encoding DUF4145 domain-containing protein; translation: MTVVYKNENGPADDRLVYVLECKSCKLPTTILTDRWLNIVAVWPELRSTYSSDIPARARARLKDARDTLANPSPSIVSSAAAVDFMLKAKGLKDGSLFTRIEQAAEQHMITDDMKAWAHEIRDSSNFERHADETAEEPTKEEAQRCLKFAEAIAELWFELPARVARGRLVGKAEPAKPDLADFEAERLREKAAQSLKQIR